One Tachysurus fulvidraco isolate hzauxx_2018 chromosome 2, HZAU_PFXX_2.0, whole genome shotgun sequence DNA segment encodes these proteins:
- the dhrs3b gene encoding short-chain dehydrogenase/reductase 3b isoform X1, producing MDLRTLCSGLLLPLHILCCAVKALVRFFIPGKRRDLCGDVVLITGGGRGIGRHLAREFAKCGAKKLILWGRTEKCLKDTCEEITLMGTECHYFICDVANREEVYKQAKVVREKVGDVTILVNNAAVVHGKSLMDSDDDALLKSQHINTMGQFWTTKAFLPRMLELQTGHIVCVNSILSLSPIPGTIDYCTSKASSLAFMESLTLGLLDCPGVGCTTVLPFHTNTEMFQGMRVRFPKLFPPLRPEVVAQRTVDAVRTNTAFVYLPWTMNALVILKSILPQSALEEIHRFSGTYTCMNTFKGRT from the exons ATGGACCTCAGGACGCTGTGCTCCGGGCTGCTTTTGCCTCTGCACATCTTGTGTTGCGCCGTAAAAGCGCTCGTGCGCTTCTTCATCCCGGGCAAACGCAGAGATCTGTGCGGGGATGTGGTGCTCATTACCGGGGGAGGACGAGGAATCGGTCGTCACCTGGCCCGAGAGTTCGCCAAGTGCGGGGCAAAGAAG TTGATACTGTGGGGCCGCACAGAGAAATGCCTGAAGGACACGTGTGAGGAGATAACGCTCATGGGGACGGAGTGCCATTACTTTATTTGCGACGTGGCCAACAGGGAGGAAGTGTATAAGCAAGCCAAAGTGGTGCGAGAAAAG GTCGGAGACGTCACCATCCTGGTGAACAATGCCGCAGTGGTGCATGGGAAGAGTCTGATGGACAGCGATGATGACGCCCTATTGAAGTCACAGCATATAAACACCATGGGGCAGTTTTGG ACTACAAAAGCGTTCCTGCCGCGTATGCTAGAGCTGCAGACGGGTCACATCGTCTGCGTCAACTCCATCCTGTCCCTCTCACCTATACCTGGCACAATAGACTACTGTACCTCCAAAGCCTCGTCTCTGGCCTTCATGGAGAGCCTGACCCTCGGCCTGTTGGACTGCCCCGGGGTGGGATGTACCACCGTGCTGCCCTTTCACACCAACACCGAGATGTTCCAGGGCATGAGAGTGAG ATTCCCTAAACTCTTCCCGCCGCTGAGACCAGAGGTAGTTGCTCAGAGGACAGTGGACGCAGTCAGAACCAACACAGCCTTTGTTTATCTTCCGTGGACCATGAATGCACTGGTTATCCTCAAAAG CATCTTACCTCAAAGTGCTCTGGAGGAAATACACAGGTTTTCTGGAACCTACACCTGCATGAACACTTTCAAAGGACGGACATAA
- the aadacl4 gene encoding arylacetamide deacetylase-like 4 isoform X1, with translation MLIQKKKSTQANKQTKNVCIEPIYLRRERTPLKDCRCSFNTGNVVASLFSRAKSPPPRLASRNVPSPRCSLVAFPTGQVIWRRSDTGVIVKDWRYHWHSAIRRKAVFELPRRLSPTYATMDIGTAILIIGFAALVAAFCLLVIGLVFSEVMNAEIPPGLANRGKLQVMHCSMVGIAVMGRILERLGLCHQLHFTRWLTGCMLGRKRPSPAGLRIKDSTFAGVPVRIYEPTAVSEHKRRGLVYFHGGGWVLGSIDMYDGVCRHIARNSDTVVVSVGYRLAPEHRFPAALDDCELATRHFLSVAADFNVDPLRVALGGDSAGGNLAAALSQRLATCPDGHLPSPCGLVLIYPALQMADFNLPSYQQNHAVPVLFRARMLFYYLQYLNGDMSVCQDVLEGRHVPAELKLHYSKWLDPSNLPPEFRGGTQKQVVTAHDGEVYHIVKGGLEPGISPLLAEDKVLRLTPPTFILTCQYDVLRDDGILYRKRLQDLGIKVTWYNVPDGFHGILSFFRKGWMSIPAGVKAMEQIVSYIKTL, from the exons ATgcttatacaaaaaaaaaaatcaactcaagcaaacaaacaaacaaaaaacgtcTGTATCGAGCCGATATACCTGCGGCGCGAGCGCACACCACTGAAGGACTGCAGGTGCTCATTCAACACCGGGAATGTTGTCGCGAGCTTGTTTTCGCGTGCTAAGTCCCCTCCCCCTCGCCTCGCGAGCCGCAACGTTCCGTCACCTCGCTGCAGCCTTGTCGCCTTTCCAACCG GGCAGGTCATTTGGAGGAGATCCGACACTGGCGTGATTGTGAAAGACTGGAGATATCATTGGCACAGCGCTATAAGGAGGAAAGCCGTGTTTGAACTGCCTCGACGTCTCTCCCCAACATACGCGACCATGGACATAGGAACTGCGATTCTAATTATTGGTTTTGCTGCTCTAGTTGCAGCCTTTTGCTTGTTGGTAATCGGATTGGTGTTTTCTGAGGTAATGAATGCTGAAATTCCTCCAGGACTTGCCAATCGTGGAAAACTGCAGGTTATGCACTGCAGTATGGTCGGGATAGCAGTCATG ggTCGTATCCTGGAGCGCCTGGGTTTGTGTCATCAGTTGCATTTTACCCGATGGTTGACAGGTTGTATGCTTGGCCGTAAACGTCCCTCCCCTGCTGGTCTCCGCATTAAAGACTCAACCTTTGCTGGAGTGCCAGTGAGGATCTACGAACCCACAGCTGTTTCCGAGCACAAAAGACGAGGACTCGTGTATTTTCATGGAGGAGGATGGGTCCTCGGCAGCATCG ACATGTACGATGGAGTATGTCGACACATTGCAAGAAACAGTGACACCGTGGTCGTGTCTGTTGG TTACAGACTCGCTCCCGAGCACCGTTTTCCTGCCGCACTAGATGACTGCGAGCTCGCTACACGTCATTTCCTGTCTGTGGCGGCTGATTTCAATGTGGACCCGCTTCGTGTGGCACTGGGAGGAGACAGTGCAGGTGGTAATCTAGCAGCCGCTCTTAGCCAGAGGCTGGCCACATGCCCGGATGGGCATCTGCCGTCACCCTGTGGCCTTGTCCTCATCTACCCGGCTCTGCAGATGGCCGACTTCAACCTGCCCTCTTATCAGCAGAACCACGCTGTGCCTGTATTGTTCCGTGCTCGTATGCTTTTCTACTATCTCCAGTACCTAAATGGTGACATGTCTGTGTGCCAGGATGTGCTGGAGGGCAGACATGTTCCCGCCGAGCTAAAGCTGCATTACAGCAAGTGGCTCGACCCCTCAAACCTCCCACCAGAATTCCGAGGTGGCACCCAAAAGCAGGTGGTGACAGCCCATGACGGTGAAGTGTATCACATAGTTAAAGGTGGTCTCGAACCGGGAATTTCTCCTTTACTGGCCGAGGATAAAGTTCTCCGCCTCACGCCGCCCACTTTTATCTTGACCTGCCAGTACGATGTGCTGAGGGATGATGGGATTCTGTACAGGAAGAGGCTGCAGGACCTGGGAATCAAGGTCACATGGTATAATGTCCCTGATGGCTTCCATGGCATTTTGAGCTTCTTCAGAAAGGGCTGGATGAGCATTCCTGCTGGAGTGAAGGCCATGGAGCAGATTGTCAGTTACATAAAGACACTCTGA
- the aadacl4 gene encoding arylacetamide deacetylase-like 4 isoform X2 — translation MDIGTAILIIGFAALVAAFCLLVIGLVFSEVMNAEIPPGLANRGKLQVMHCSMVGIAVMGRILERLGLCHQLHFTRWLTGCMLGRKRPSPAGLRIKDSTFAGVPVRIYEPTAVSEHKRRGLVYFHGGGWVLGSIDMYDGVCRHIARNSDTVVVSVGYRLAPEHRFPAALDDCELATRHFLSVAADFNVDPLRVALGGDSAGGNLAAALSQRLATCPDGHLPSPCGLVLIYPALQMADFNLPSYQQNHAVPVLFRARMLFYYLQYLNGDMSVCQDVLEGRHVPAELKLHYSKWLDPSNLPPEFRGGTQKQVVTAHDGEVYHIVKGGLEPGISPLLAEDKVLRLTPPTFILTCQYDVLRDDGILYRKRLQDLGIKVTWYNVPDGFHGILSFFRKGWMSIPAGVKAMEQIVSYIKTL, via the exons ATGGACATAGGAACTGCGATTCTAATTATTGGTTTTGCTGCTCTAGTTGCAGCCTTTTGCTTGTTGGTAATCGGATTGGTGTTTTCTGAGGTAATGAATGCTGAAATTCCTCCAGGACTTGCCAATCGTGGAAAACTGCAGGTTATGCACTGCAGTATGGTCGGGATAGCAGTCATG ggTCGTATCCTGGAGCGCCTGGGTTTGTGTCATCAGTTGCATTTTACCCGATGGTTGACAGGTTGTATGCTTGGCCGTAAACGTCCCTCCCCTGCTGGTCTCCGCATTAAAGACTCAACCTTTGCTGGAGTGCCAGTGAGGATCTACGAACCCACAGCTGTTTCCGAGCACAAAAGACGAGGACTCGTGTATTTTCATGGAGGAGGATGGGTCCTCGGCAGCATCG ACATGTACGATGGAGTATGTCGACACATTGCAAGAAACAGTGACACCGTGGTCGTGTCTGTTGG TTACAGACTCGCTCCCGAGCACCGTTTTCCTGCCGCACTAGATGACTGCGAGCTCGCTACACGTCATTTCCTGTCTGTGGCGGCTGATTTCAATGTGGACCCGCTTCGTGTGGCACTGGGAGGAGACAGTGCAGGTGGTAATCTAGCAGCCGCTCTTAGCCAGAGGCTGGCCACATGCCCGGATGGGCATCTGCCGTCACCCTGTGGCCTTGTCCTCATCTACCCGGCTCTGCAGATGGCCGACTTCAACCTGCCCTCTTATCAGCAGAACCACGCTGTGCCTGTATTGTTCCGTGCTCGTATGCTTTTCTACTATCTCCAGTACCTAAATGGTGACATGTCTGTGTGCCAGGATGTGCTGGAGGGCAGACATGTTCCCGCCGAGCTAAAGCTGCATTACAGCAAGTGGCTCGACCCCTCAAACCTCCCACCAGAATTCCGAGGTGGCACCCAAAAGCAGGTGGTGACAGCCCATGACGGTGAAGTGTATCACATAGTTAAAGGTGGTCTCGAACCGGGAATTTCTCCTTTACTGGCCGAGGATAAAGTTCTCCGCCTCACGCCGCCCACTTTTATCTTGACCTGCCAGTACGATGTGCTGAGGGATGATGGGATTCTGTACAGGAAGAGGCTGCAGGACCTGGGAATCAAGGTCACATGGTATAATGTCCCTGATGGCTTCCATGGCATTTTGAGCTTCTTCAGAAAGGGCTGGATGAGCATTCCTGCTGGAGTGAAGGCCATGGAGCAGATTGTCAGTTACATAAAGACACTCTGA
- the dhrs3b gene encoding short-chain dehydrogenase/reductase 3b isoform X2, translated as MTCTDVFYELILWGRTEKCLKDTCEEITLMGTECHYFICDVANREEVYKQAKVVREKVGDVTILVNNAAVVHGKSLMDSDDDALLKSQHINTMGQFWTTKAFLPRMLELQTGHIVCVNSILSLSPIPGTIDYCTSKASSLAFMESLTLGLLDCPGVGCTTVLPFHTNTEMFQGMRVRFPKLFPPLRPEVVAQRTVDAVRTNTAFVYLPWTMNALVILKSILPQSALEEIHRFSGTYTCMNTFKGRT; from the exons ATGACTTGTACTGACGTTTTCTATGAG TTGATACTGTGGGGCCGCACAGAGAAATGCCTGAAGGACACGTGTGAGGAGATAACGCTCATGGGGACGGAGTGCCATTACTTTATTTGCGACGTGGCCAACAGGGAGGAAGTGTATAAGCAAGCCAAAGTGGTGCGAGAAAAG GTCGGAGACGTCACCATCCTGGTGAACAATGCCGCAGTGGTGCATGGGAAGAGTCTGATGGACAGCGATGATGACGCCCTATTGAAGTCACAGCATATAAACACCATGGGGCAGTTTTGG ACTACAAAAGCGTTCCTGCCGCGTATGCTAGAGCTGCAGACGGGTCACATCGTCTGCGTCAACTCCATCCTGTCCCTCTCACCTATACCTGGCACAATAGACTACTGTACCTCCAAAGCCTCGTCTCTGGCCTTCATGGAGAGCCTGACCCTCGGCCTGTTGGACTGCCCCGGGGTGGGATGTACCACCGTGCTGCCCTTTCACACCAACACCGAGATGTTCCAGGGCATGAGAGTGAG ATTCCCTAAACTCTTCCCGCCGCTGAGACCAGAGGTAGTTGCTCAGAGGACAGTGGACGCAGTCAGAACCAACACAGCCTTTGTTTATCTTCCGTGGACCATGAATGCACTGGTTATCCTCAAAAG CATCTTACCTCAAAGTGCTCTGGAGGAAATACACAGGTTTTCTGGAACCTACACCTGCATGAACACTTTCAAAGGACGGACATAA